One region of Vigna angularis cultivar LongXiaoDou No.4 chromosome 10, ASM1680809v1, whole genome shotgun sequence genomic DNA includes:
- the LOC108334659 gene encoding uncharacterized protein LOC108334659, with amino-acid sequence MAKLHLALIFTLFLLLCNVSAAPSTTLPARIVSGFFSNVVPAFTKWVWSLKAPTKTAVGVKSMMKFESGYSVETVFDGSKLGIEPYAVEVLPDGDLLILDSVNSNIYRISSSLSLYSRPKLVAGSAEGYSGHVDGRLREARMNHPKGITVDNRGNIYIADIMNMAIRKISDSGVTTIAGGKWSRGGGHVDGPSEEAKFSNDFDVVYVGSSCSLLVIDRGNQAIREIQLHFDDCAYQYENGFPLGIAMLVGAGFFGYMLALLQRRLGTIVSSQDAEGSAMSGISPSPYQKPVKSVRPPLIPSEDESDKQEESFFGSLGKLLTNAGASVVEIMGGLFPGFRKRPQSYEFQSQTLFQQPPKQLNAWPVQESFVIPEEDEPPSIDPRTPTPRKTYPFMSKDAEKMQQLLQSRAFYSGWEGDLQQQQQLKHQHQQQQQQLKHHHRHQYHSSIPHTYLEQSHEETNEILFGAVQEHDRKQETVVIKPVEYGQSLYDHHYIRPRISSMGYTNKH; translated from the exons ATGGCCAAGCTCCATTTGGCTCTCATTTTCACGCTTTTTCTTCTACTCTGCAATGTCTCAGCTGCACCATCCACCACATTACCAGCCA GGATTGTTAGTGGGTTTTTCTCCAATGTCGTGCCTGCATTCACCAAATGGGTGTGGTCGCTCAAGGCACCCACCAAAACTG CGGTTGGTGTGAAGTCGATGATGAAGTTCGAGAGTGGGTACAGTGTGGAGACTGTGTTTGATGGAAGCAAGCTTGGAATTGAACCTTATGCGGTTGAGGTGTTGCCTGATGGGGACCTTCTTATTCTGGATTCGGTTAATAGTAACATTTATAGGATTTCGTCATCGCTTTCTTTGT ATAGCAGACCGAAGCTTGTGGCAGGATCTGCTGAAGGATATTCTGGACATGTTGATGGAAGGCTTAGGGAAGCTAGGATGAATCACCCGAAGGGGATAACTGTTGATAATCGTGGAAATATCTATATTGCAGATATAATGAACATGGCAATTAGAAAGATTAGTGATTCAG GTGTCACAACAATTGCTGGCGGAAAATGGAGCCGTGGAGGGGGCCATGTTGATGGTCCAAGTGAAGAAGCTAAATTTTCTAATGATTTTGATGTGGTTTATGTTGGAAGTAGTTGTTCCCTACTTGTCATAGACCGGGGAAACCAAGCCATCAGAGAGATTCAACTACACTTTGATGACTGTGCTTACCAATACGAAAATGGATTTCCACTTG GTATTGCAATGCTTGTTGGGGCTGGCTTTTTTGGTTATATGCTTGCATTATTACAACGTAGACTCGGTACAATTGTATCATCTCAAGAT GCTGAGGGTTCAGCAATGTCTGGCATTTCACCAAGTCCATATCAAAAGCCGGTGAAGTCTGTGAGGCCTCCTTTAATTCCATCAGAAGATGAATCAGATAAGCAAGAAGAAAGTTTCTTTGGATCCCTTGGGAAGCTTCTTACCAATGCTGGGGCATCAGTAGTGGAAATAATGGGAGGTTTATTTCCTGGTTTCAGGAAAAGACCACAGAGCTACGAATTTCAAAGCCAAACGTTGTTCCAGCAACCTCCAAAGCAACTAAATGCTTGGCCTGTGCAAGAAAGCTTTGTGATcccagaagaagatgaaccccCTTCTATTGATCCCAGAACCCCAACACCACGCAAAACATATCCTTTCATGTCCAAGGATGCCGAAAAAATGCAACAACTATTGCAAAGTAGAGCATTCTATAGCGGATGGGAAGGAGATCTTCAGCAACAACAGCAACTAAAACATCAGCaccagcagcaacaacaacaactcaaGCATCATCATCGCCATCAATATCATTCATCAATCCCTCACACTTACCTTGAGCAAAGCCACGAGGAAACCAATGAGATACTATTCGGAGCAGTTCAAGAGCACGATAGGAAGCAGGAAACTGTGGTTATCAAGCCTGTGGAATATGGTCAATCTCTCTATGATCATCACTACATTCGACCTCGAATCAGTTCTATGGGTTATACCAACAAGCACTGA